The following are from one region of the Mixophyes fleayi isolate aMixFle1 chromosome 7, aMixFle1.hap1, whole genome shotgun sequence genome:
- the LOC142096997 gene encoding gamma-crystallin B-like has protein sequence MGKIIFFEDKNFQGRSYECSSDCSELHSHFSRCNSIRVENGNWMLYERPNYSGHQYFLRKGEYPDFQQWMGFNDSIRSCRLISPYRGTHKIRIYEREDFRGEMQELTEDCPALFELFNYHEIHSCNILEGSWIFYELPNYRGRQYFLKPGEYLRFIAWGALNSKVGSLRRVLETY, from the exons ATGGGAAAG attaTCTTCTTTGAGGACAAGAACTTCCAGGGCCGTTCCTATGAGTGCAGCTCTGACTGTTCAGAACTGCACTCACACTTCAGCCGCTGCAACTCCATCCGTGTGGAGAATGGAAACTGGATGCTCTATGAACGCCCAAACTACTCTGGACATCAATATTTCCTGAGGAAGGGGGAATACCCTGATTTTCAACAGTGGATGGGATTCAATGACTCTATAAGATCCTGCCGACTGATTTCTCCC TACAGAGGAACTCACAAGATCCGGATCTATGAAAGAGAAGATTTCCGAGGTGAAATGCAAGAACTCACTGAAGATTGCCCAGCTCTATTTGAGCTATTCAACTATCATGAAATTCACTCCTGTAACATCCTAGAAGGTTCATGGATCTTCTATGAGCTACCCAACTATAGAGGAAGGCAGTACTTCCTGAAGCCAGGCGAGTACCTGAGATTCATTGCATGGGGAGCCCTCAACAGCAAAGTTGGATCTCTAAGACGTGTTTTGGAAACCTATTAA